Proteins encoded by one window of Hylaeus volcanicus isolate JK05 chromosome 7, UHH_iyHylVolc1.0_haploid, whole genome shotgun sequence:
- the LOC128880030 gene encoding uncharacterized protein LOC128880030: MLRTWESADKVVRKDVIKFGGFSKKPTQCASCTIVIKNVHVDNASVEDLKEKCNSEIFDGTAEKTLVIGEAKCQIDRQVERAIEMMNVLENSLVTLTVSLEGIDQPVTIKFEITLTKMEPYKPIWEWTPEEKYLIALRYKETGVSLFKNSRWVDAFHKFSRACKIIITLEPIPDLELDAKLENDMNSLRLVLYNNMAGCHLNRKNYEYTISLCTKVLNKECNNVKALYRRGVAYGNQKDLDKAVSDLKSVVSLEPQNRAAKEQFSFYNAKLLEANQKYEDMVKKMFKT, from the coding sequence ATGCTTAGAACGTGGGAATCAGCAGATAAGGTTGTGAGGAAAGATGTAATCAAATTTGGCGGGTTTTCTAAGAAACCAACACAATGTGCTAGTTGcacaattgttattaaaaacgtACATGTTGATAACGCATCTGTAGAGgatttaaaagagaaatgtAATTCGGAAATTTTCGATGGCACAGCTGAGAAAACACTAGTTATAGGTGAAGCAAAATGTCAAATAGATCGTCAAGTAGAAAGAGCAATTGAAATGATGAATGTTCTTGAAAATAGTTTAGTTACCTTAACAGTATCCCTGGAAGGTATCGATCAACCTGTAACGATCAAGTTTGAAATTACATTGACTAAAATGGAACCATACAAGCCAATCTGGGAATGGACCCCTGAAGAAAAATACTTAATAGCGTTAAGATATAAAGAAACTGGTGTCAGCTTATTTAAAAACTCTAGATGGGTAGATGCATTTCATAAATTTAGCAGAgcttgtaaaataattataacactGGAACCAATACCTGATTTAGAATTGGATGCAAAGTTAGAAAATGACATGAATAGTTTGAGACTTGTTTTATACAACAATATGGCTGGATGTCATTTAAATCGCAAGAATTATGAATACACCATTTCTTTGTGTACTAAAGTTTTGAATAAGGAATGTAACAATGTTAAGGCATTATACAGAAGGGGAGTAGCGTATGGAAATCAGAAAGATTTGGATAAAGCTGTCTCTGATCTGAAAAGTGTTGTTTCATTAGAACCACAAAATCGTGCTGCaaaagaacaattttcattttataatgcTAAATTATTAGAGGCAAATCAGAAGTATGAAGATATGGTTAAAAAGAtgtttaaaacataa
- the LOC128880029 gene encoding regulator of microtubule dynamics protein 1-like encodes MFVQKVLRFTRNTKILQRSFAHRGFQFSQKKNNHHTFATKICITSSLTAMSMWGLTKKKGDPEKGVTTKEVLITKADALFDQGHYKEMYLILTNYRDSGDVEIIWRLCRALYKMAKSATEVEGKKMIYEAYDLIANALKIKEDHWAVHKWMAIILDSKSNYEGMKIRIKELYNIKKHMMRAIELNPKDATTMYMLGTWCYQVSDLPWYQRKIAAAIFEKPPNSSFEEALTYFENAEKVDPYFYSHNLLMLGKTYLKLNQKEQALKYLKMTAEYPVKNDDDHNAQQEAQKLLNSLQK; translated from the exons ATGTTTGTACAGAAAGTGTTGCGATTTACAAGAAATACCAAAATATTGCAAAGGTCATTTGCCCATAGAGGTTTTCAGTTTTCACAAAAG AAAAACAATCATCATACATTTGCAACAAAGATATGTATAACATCTTCGCTCACTGCTATGAGTATGTGGGgtcttacaaaaaaaaaaggtgatcCTGAGAAAGGTGTAACCACAAAAGAGGTTTTAATAACAAAGGCTGATGCATTGTTTGATCAAGGACATTACAAAGAAATGTAccttattttaacaaattataga GATAGCGGAGATGTTGAAATTATATGGCGTTTGTGTAGAGCATTATATAAAATGGCTAAGTCAGCCACCGAAGTAGAagggaaaaaaatgatttacgaAGCCTATGATTTAATAGCCAATgctctaaaaataaaagaggatCATTGGGCTGTACATAAATGGATGGCTATCATCCTTGACAGTAAATCCAATTATGAAGGCatgaaaatacgaataaaagaattgtatAACATCAAAAAACATATgatg AGAGCAATAGAACTCAATCCAAAGGATGCAACAACAATGTACATGTTAGGTACATGGTGTTATCAAGTTTCAGATCTACCATggtatcaaagaaaaattgcagctgcaatatttgaaaaaccaCCGAACTCCTCTTTCGAGGAAGCTCTgacatattttgaaaatgcaGAGAAAGTCGATCCCTATTTCTATAGCCATAATTTGTTGATGCTTGGAAAAACTtacttgaaattaaatcaGAAAGAACAAGCAttgaagtatttaaaaatgaccgCTGAATATCCCGTGAAAAACGATGATGATCATAATGCTCAACAAGAGgcacaaaaattgttgaacagTTTACAAAAATAG
- the LOC128880028 gene encoding retinol dehydrogenase 13-like, translated as MRWNIPKPFYYFSAGVTVVGGAYLLKDYITGPLYTSNEDLTGKVVIVTGSNTGIGKEIASELANLKAKVIMACRDMEKCEMARQQIVIATKNKYVYCRECDLASQESIKKFVDQFKKEHSKLHILINNAGVMRCPKSYTKEGIEMQLGVNHIGHFLLTNLLLDVIKDSAPSRIINVSSRSHKHGKIKLKDLNSDEHYDPGQAYAQSKLANVLFTRELAKRLEGTGVTVNAVHPGIVHTDIVRHMSIYHNFITKAFTAIVMWLFMKPPKKGAQTVIYAALEPSLKDVTGAYFSNYKVADTSDEAKNDDIAKWLWAVSEKWTRLNHI; from the exons ATGCGTTGGAATATTCCTAAACcgttttattacttttcagcTGGCGTAACTGTTGTTGGTGGGGCctatttattaaa GGATTATATTACTGGGCCATTATACACAAGTAATGAAGACCTAACTGGCAAAGTAGTTATTGTAACAGGATCCAATACTGGCATTGGTAAAGAAATAGCATCTGAATTAGCTAATCTTAAAGCCAAAGTCATTATGGCATGCAGGGACATGGAAAAATGTGAAATG gCACGCCAACAAATAGTAATAGCTACTAAGAACAAATATGTGTATTGTAGAGAATGTGACTTAGCATCTCAAGAAAGCATCAAAAAATTTGTAGATCAATTCAAAAAAG aGCATTCAAAGTTGCATATCCTTATAAATAATGCGGGAGTAATGAGGTGTCCTAAAAGTTACACTAAAGAAGGAATTGAAATGCAACTTGGTGTAAATCATATAGGGCACTTTTTACTAACAAACTTGTTATTGGATGTCATAAAAGATTCTGCACCATCAAGAATCATAAACGTTTCAAGTAGATCACATAAACATggtaaaattaaactaaagGATTTGAACAGTGACGAGCATTATGATCCTGGACAGGCATATGCTCAAAGTAAATTAGCTAATGTTCTGTTCACAAGAGAGTTAGCAAAAAGACTGGAAG GGACTGGTGTTACAGTAAATGCAGTTCATCCTGGTATAGTGCATACAGATATAGTACGACACATGAGTATTTATCATAACTTCATTACTAAGGCATTTACAGCAATAGTTATGTGGTTGTTTATGAAACCACCAAAAAAAGGAGCACAAACTGTTATATATGCTGCACTAGAGCCATCTTTGAAAGACGTCACTGGAGCTTATTTCAG TAACTATAAAGTTGCAGACACCTCGGACGAAGCTAAGAACGATGACATTGCAAAATGGCTATGGGCAGTCAGTGAAAAGTGGACTAGATTAAatcatatataa